In Zingiber officinale cultivar Zhangliang chromosome 1A, Zo_v1.1, whole genome shotgun sequence, a genomic segment contains:
- the LOC122037179 gene encoding 60S ribosomal protein L21-1, protein MPAGHGLRSRTRDLFSRPFRKKGYIPLTTYLRTYKIGDYVDVKVNGAVHKGMPHKFYHGRTGRVWNVTKRAIGVEINKQVGNRIIRKRIHVRVEHVLPSRCQEDFRARVKKNDQLKAEAKARGEIISTKRQPEGPKPGFMVEGATLETVTPIPYDVVNDLKGGY, encoded by the exons ATGCCGGCTGGTCATGGGCTTCGTTCCCGCACTAGGGACCTCTTTTCCCGTCCTTTCCGGAAGAAGGGGTACATCCCCCTGACCACCTACCTTCGTACCTACAAGATCGGAGATTATGTTGACGTCAAGGTGAATGGTGCCGTTCACAAAGGCATGCCGCATAAGTTCTACCACGGTCGTACCGGTAGGGTCTGGAACGTCACTAAGCGCGCCATCGGCGTCGAAATAAACAAGCAG GTTGGAAATCGGATTATCAGGAAGAGAATTCATGTCCGCGTGGAGCATGTACTGCCTTCCCGGTGCCAAGAAGACTTCCGTGCGAGGGTGAAGAAGAACGACCAGTTGAAGGCTGAAGCAAAGGCACGAGGTGAAATCATCAGCACTAAGCGCCAGCCAGAAGGCCCTAAGCCTGGCTTCATGGTGGAAGGTGCTACACTTGAGACTGTCACACCTATTCCATATGATGTGGTCAACGACCTCAAGGGTGGCTATTAG
- the LOC122037125 gene encoding protein LOW PSII ACCUMULATION 1, chloroplastic-like, which produces MAAAALVSFLASNAVPHRLRHFTHSPLPTSQSIGRWRGSSSSVFPSSPVLRFRLIRKRRPCYIRLSAANKPSPSTEISSTAKIRSEVLSPFRTVRMFFYLVFIASGSLGGLISLAQLVPALGNTSRAANLPEMLKSFGIDLGAVLFFGFLYTRENNAKNAQIAKLSREESLSKLKLRVDDNKTISIGDLRGVARLVILAGPASYITDSFLRSKPYVEGLVERGVLIVPFATDGNVPTFEFEEIGDEDQKVDDRKKRLWQLTPLYTSEWAKWVEEQKKLANVELGSPVYLSLRMDGRVRGSGVGYPPWNALVAQLPPVRGLWTGLLDGMDGRVL; this is translated from the exons ATGGCTGCTGCGGCGCTCGTCTCTTTCCTCGCCTCAAACGCTGTTCCTCATCGCCTTCGCCACTTTACCCACTCCCCGCTTCCAACATCTCAATCTATCGGAAGATGGAGGGGCTCTTCCTCTTCTGTTTTTCCCTCTTCCCCGGTGCTGCGGTTTCGCTTGATCAGGAAACGGCGGCCCTGCTATATCCGCCTCTCAGCTGCCAACAAACCCTCTCCTTCAACTGAGATCAG TTCAACAGCAAAGATCAGAAGTGAAGTCCTCTCACCTTTTCGTACGGTGCGGATGTTCTTCTATCTTGTGTTCATTGCGAGTGGTTCCTTAGGAGGACTGATCTCACTCGCGCAATTGGTTCCTGCTCTAGGCAATACATCAAGAGCAGCAAATCTCCCTGAGATGCTGAAGAGTTTTGGGATAGATCTTGGAGCTGTTCTATTCTTTGGATTTCTTTATACAAGAGAAAACAATGCTAAAAATGCTCAGATAGCAAAGTTATCTAGAGAGGAGAGCCTCTCAAAACTGAAGCTGCGGGTGGATGACAATAAAACCATCTCAATTGGTGATCTAAGGGGAGTTGCACGTCTGGTCATTCTTGCTGGTCCTGCCTCATACATTACTGACTCATTTTTGCGTAGTAAACCCTATGTCGAAGGACTGGTGGAACGAGGAGTTCTCATCGTACCTTTCGCTACAGATGGAAATGTACCCACATTTGAGTTTGAAGAGATTGGTGATGAGGATCAGAAGGTTGACGACAGAAAGAAGAGGCTTTGGCAGCTTACTCCTCTTTACACTTCTGAGTGGGCCAA ATGGGTGGAGGAACAAAAGAAGCTGGCAAATGTCGAACTCGGGTCTCCAGT TTATCTCTCTTTGCGAATGGATGGACGAGTTCGGGGTAGTGGTGTTGGCTACCCTCCTTGGAATGCTTTAGTTGCACAGTTGCCACCAGTGCGAGGGCTTTGGACAGGTCTTCTTGATGGCATGGATGGAAGAGTCCTTTAG
- the LOC122037154 gene encoding ubiquitin-conjugating enzyme E2 4-like isoform X1: MSSPSKRREMDLMKLMMSDYKVEMLNDGIQEFLVDFHGPNESLYQGGVWRVRVELPDAYPYKSPSIGFINKMYHPNVDEMSGSVCLDVINQTWSPMFDLVNVFEVFLPQLLLYPNPSDPLNGEAAALMMRDRPAYEQKVKEYCQKYAKPEDVEASLGEKSSDEELSEDEYDSSDEQVVGKPDP; this comes from the exons ATGTCGTCCCCCAGCAAGCGCCGCGAGATGGACCTGATGAAACT GATGATGAGTGACTATAAGGTGGAGATGTTGAACGATGGGATTCAGGAATTCTTAGTGGATTTCCATGGCCCCAACGAAA GCCTTTATCAAGGAGGTGTTTGGAGGGTAAGGGTGGAATTACCAGATGCTTATCCTTACAAATCTCCGTCCATTGGATTTATCAATAAGATGTATCATCCTAATGTAGATGAGAT GTCTGGTTCAGTTTGTTTGGATGTAATCAACCAAACTTGGAGTCCCATGTTTG ATCTTGTTAATGTATTTGAGGTTTTTCTTCCACAACTCCTTTTATATCCAAATCCTTCAGACCCATTAAATGGGGAGGCTGCAGCATTAATGATGCGTGATCGACCTGCTTATGAGCAGAAAGTGAAAG AATACTGTCAAAAATACGCCAAGCCTGAAGATGTAGAGGCTTCCCTGGGAGAGAAATCAAGTGATGAAGAGCTGAGCGAAGATGAATACGATTCTAGTGATGAACAAGTGGTCGGGAAACCTGATCCTTGA
- the LOC122037154 gene encoding ubiquitin-conjugating enzyme E2 5-like isoform X3 — MSSPSKRREMDLMKLMMSDYKVEMLNDGIQEFLVDFHGPNESLYQGGVWRVRVELPDAYPYKSPSIGFINKMYHPNVDEMSGSVCLDVINQTWSPMFDPLNGEAAALMMRDRPAYEQKVKGLLPLMPSTLIYLTHCQHQVVSPKYLRSGT, encoded by the exons ATGTCGTCCCCCAGCAAGCGCCGCGAGATGGACCTGATGAAACT GATGATGAGTGACTATAAGGTGGAGATGTTGAACGATGGGATTCAGGAATTCTTAGTGGATTTCCATGGCCCCAACGAAA GCCTTTATCAAGGAGGTGTTTGGAGGGTAAGGGTGGAATTACCAGATGCTTATCCTTACAAATCTCCGTCCATTGGATTTATCAATAAGATGTATCATCCTAATGTAGATGAGAT GTCTGGTTCAGTTTGTTTGGATGTAATCAACCAAACTTGGAGTCCCATGTTTG ACCCATTAAATGGGGAGGCTGCAGCATTAATGATGCGTGATCGACCTGCTTATGAGCAGAAAGTGAAAG GCCTTTTACCCCTCATGCCGTCAACTCTAATCTATTTAACTCATTGTCAACATCAAGTTGTGTCTCCCAAATATTTGAGATCAGGTACATGA
- the LOC122037154 gene encoding ubiquitin-conjugating enzyme E2 5-like isoform X2 has protein sequence MSSPSKRREMDLMKLMMSDYKVEMLNDGIQEFLVDFHGPNESLYQGGVWRVRVELPDAYPYKSPSIGFINKMYHPNVDEMSGSVCLDVINQTWSPMFDLVNVFEVFLPQLLLYPNPSDPLNGEAAALMMRDRPAYEQKVKGLLPLMPSTLIYLTHCQHQVVSPKYLRSGT, from the exons ATGTCGTCCCCCAGCAAGCGCCGCGAGATGGACCTGATGAAACT GATGATGAGTGACTATAAGGTGGAGATGTTGAACGATGGGATTCAGGAATTCTTAGTGGATTTCCATGGCCCCAACGAAA GCCTTTATCAAGGAGGTGTTTGGAGGGTAAGGGTGGAATTACCAGATGCTTATCCTTACAAATCTCCGTCCATTGGATTTATCAATAAGATGTATCATCCTAATGTAGATGAGAT GTCTGGTTCAGTTTGTTTGGATGTAATCAACCAAACTTGGAGTCCCATGTTTG ATCTTGTTAATGTATTTGAGGTTTTTCTTCCACAACTCCTTTTATATCCAAATCCTTCAGACCCATTAAATGGGGAGGCTGCAGCATTAATGATGCGTGATCGACCTGCTTATGAGCAGAAAGTGAAAG GCCTTTTACCCCTCATGCCGTCAACTCTAATCTATTTAACTCATTGTCAACATCAAGTTGTGTCTCCCAAATATTTGAGATCAGGTACATGA